The Bacillus sp. Bos-x628 genome segment GGAAAACGGAAAGGTGTTGCTACACTTTGAACATCTTCGCTTTACTGAAAGCAATTATACACGATTCCACCCGAATAAAACGGTGGTGTTAGCCCGCTGGAAAAAGGCTGATTATTTCGGAATACCTGTAATCAGTAAGTCTGAATTAGCCGGAGAGGTTAATAAAGAAGCCCATGCTGAATATATTGAAAAAGCAACTGCTCTACTGAAACCTTACGCGCATCACCCTGTTTTTGGAAATGATTTTTTTAAAGAAAAACTTCGTAAGGATATTGTGCAATTTATTGATGTGATTGACCAGACAGAGACGTTATTTCACATGCAACCAATAACAGCGATCATTGTCGGTACCACGGAGGATGTATACAGCCGAGTGCTCGCTCTGCAAACAGTGAAACGGAATGTGACAAGTATTTGTCTACAACATGGTGCACTCATGGGGGATGAAGCTTTTTTGCCGATTTTCACAACATTCCATGGGGTGTTTGGGAAGTATGAAAAAGATTGGTATGAAGACAAAGGCTGTCAGCCTGAACAGGTAGAGATCACAGGTCATCCAAGATTTGATTTGGTGCAGGATCGAATGCCGCTTCAGCAAGATTTACTGTTTCGTAAATTGAATTTCAACCCAGCCAAAAAGACGGTGCTTGTGGCGACGCAGCCATTTTCCGAAGCTTTTTATGGAGATGTTCTTAAAACCCTTGCGAAACAGAAAGATATCCAGTTGATTATCAAGCCGCATCCATGGGAAATTGCCAAGAATCGCTTAAATGATTATGTGGCAATTGAGAAGGCAGCAAACCAAGTGAGATTGATCAAAAAAGAAATCGAATTATATGATCTGCTGCCTTATATGGATATGGTCATCACACTCACATCGACTGTAGGGCTTGAGGCCATGCTTTTTAAAAAAAGTGTGCTGATTGGGAAGATGACAGAAGGTAGGAGATACCCTTATTACGAATCGCTTGGCAGCTATCATATAGAAGACCCAGTTCAGCTTGTTGAGAAGGCGATCCGTATTTTGTCAGATGAACAAGAGATGAAGCTGGCAACACAGCAAGGAGCTCTTTTCATCAAAGAACATTACCCGCATGCGCGATCTACAGATGTTCTGCTTTCTCTATTGAAAACAAAAACAGGTGTAGATTTTCAGAGATAAAGATAGGGGTGTGCAAGCGATATGGAACAAAAGAGAGCGAAATTTCTTCCTTATGCACTGCCTTTCATTAAGCAGGAAGAAATGGATGAAGTCATTGATACATTAAAGTCTGGCTGGCTGTCAACCGGACCAAAAGTGAGGCAGTTTGAAGAAGAGTTTAAACAATTGACAGGTGCGGAACATGCCATTGCTGTGAATTCATGTACAGCTGCACTGTTTTTAGCGTTAAAAGCGAGAGGGATCGGTGCAGGCGATGAGGTCATCACAACGCCTTTGACGTTCTGTGCAACGGCTAATACCATCATCCATACAGGGGCGAAGCCCATTTTTGTTGATATTGATCCAGCTACCCTTAATATGAATGCGGAGAAGATTGAGGCTGCCGTCACACCAAACACAAAGGCGATTGTACCTGTTCATTTTGCTGGTCAATCATGCGATATGGACCGGATTTTAGCCATTGCCAAAAAGTATGATTTGTTTGTGCTGGAGGATGCAGCACATGCTCTCTACACAACGTACCACGATCAGCCAATCGGATCTATTGGTGATGCGACCGCCTTTAGTTTTTATGCGACGAAGAACATAGCGACAGGAGAAGGAGGCATGCTGACAACGAATGATGATGCACTTGCAGCACGAATGAGAAGACTATCGCTTCATGGCATGAGTAAGGGAGCGTGGAATCGTTACGGGGAAAAGGGAACATGGTATTACGAGGTAGAAGAACCTGGCTATAAAATGAACATGTTTGATGTGCAGGCATCTTTAGGGCTCGTACAGCTAAGCAGGTTGGATGACATGCAGGCGCGAAGAGAACAGATTGCAACGGCATATAATCAGGCTTTTCAAGGTGAGACCGGACTGATCTTGCCCCCTGTCCACCAAGACGGAAGGCATGCTTGGCATTTGTATGTACTCCAAGTTGACCCAAAACTAGCTTTCATCACACGTGATGAGATGATTGATCAGTTGCAAAAGGAATATAAAATTGGCACGAGTGTTCACTTTATTCCAGTTCATCTACATCCTTACTATAAAAAAACGTTCAATTATGCGCCGGCTGATTTTCCTGAAACACTCAACTATTATGAGCGTACTCTCTCTCTTCCACTTTATCCAAGCATGTCAGATGAGGATGTTCAGGATGTCATCACAGCAGTGTTGTCCATTCTAAAAAAGAAGAAGGCGACTTTATGAAGGTCGTTCACGCAATAGACGATCAGGTGTTGGCAGCTTGGCTGGAGGAATATGGTCATCAAGCTGAAAACATGACTGGTTTCAAACAGTTTGCCCTTGTCAGCAGAGCTCAGCTACAGGCTGTGCTCTTATACGAATGGTCAAAATGGGAGAGTGGCATTTTTGATTTGCACATCTTTCATGTGAAATTTGCGGAAGCAAAGTCACCGCTTGCATTTAAAGAGTTGATGGAACGCTTTATTAATTGGATGAGAACGGAAAAATGTGATTTCTTTTTTTTACGTCTTGAAGCCGCTGATCTTCAAAAAAATCGTATAGTACAAAAGTTGCCGCACGCGTACTATGTCGGCGGGCTCACACGGCTTGAGGCACCGCCTGCTCGAATCGAGGTGACATTAGATCATGATTTGGAATTCGGTGTACCTGATGAAAACGAGTATGATTCGGCAGCTTCACTAGGTCATCAAGCATTTATGAAAAGCAGGTATGCCTTAGACCCTTTTTTAGACCAAAGGGTTGTCCAGTATTTTTATCAGGAATGGATGAGAAATAATTTATATGGACGCGCAGATATCAATCTAGTGGCAAAGTTGAATGGTGAAGTAGTTGGTTTGATTCAAGGGATGACAAAGGGCGATGAGATGGCGCTTGAGCTTTTTGCCATTAGACCGGATGTTCGAGGGAGAGGAATTGGAAAAAGACTGTTTGTAGAGATAATGAAGTTATCTTATGACAGAGGGCATCATTTCATTTCTGCTGGAACACAGCTTCATAACATCTCAGCCATACAGCTATACGAGAAGATGGGATTTAAGACAATGAATGCTTTTCTGTATTATCATGTATGGCCAAAAAAAGGGGAGGGGTAAGATGGCACATTTTTACATTGGGGAGCGCAAAGTGGGTGATGATGCACCTGTCTTTATTATTGCAGAGGCAGGGATTAACCATGACGGAAAACTGGATCAGGCGCTTGCTTTGATAGATGTGGCGAAAGAGGCGGGTGCCGATGCTGTGAAATTTCAAATGTTTCAGGCAGATCGGATGTATCAAAGAGAACCTGGCTTATATAAAACAGCCAAAGGAGAAGAAGTCTCTATTTTTACTTTGGTGGAACAAATGGAGCTGCCGCCAGATTGGCTGCCAGTCTTATTAAAACACTGTCAAGAAAAGGGGCTTATTTTTTTAAGTACAGTGTGTGACGAAGAATCTGCGGACGTTTTGAATCAAACAAATCCGTTCGCTTTTAAACTGGCATCCTATGAAATCAATCATGTACCCCTTCTGCGTCACATAGCTGCATATCAAAAGCCCATTATTTTCTCTACAGCTGGGGCAACGATTGCAGATGTTCATGAAGCATATGAAACGATTACCAGCCAGCAAAATAAACAAGTAGCTATTATGCATTGTGTAGCGAAGTACCCAGCCCCAAAGGAATACACAAACCTTCGTGTACTTCAAACCTTAACTTTGGCTTTTCCTGAGGCAGTCATTGGCTTTTCCGATCATAGTGAGCATCCAACTGAAGCACCTGTTGCGGCAGTGCAGCTTGGGGCTGCGATTATCGAAAAACATTTTACGATTGATAAAACTTTACCTGGAGCAGATCATTCTTTTGCGCTGAGCCCTGAAGAATTAAAAGAAATGGTTCAGCACATTCGAGTAGCGGAGAAACAGCGCAGTCAAACAACGACAAGCACTTGTTCTGTGTCAGAGGAGCTACTTGGTAGCTCTTTTAAAAGGACAACAGCTATTGAAGGTCAAATTCGCAATTTTGCGTATCGAGGGATTTTTACAACAAAGGACATCACAAAGGGAGAGACACTTACACTAGAAAATCTAGCGGTTTTGCGCCCAGGACAAAAAAGCCAAGGACTGCACCCGCGATACATGACAGTATTACTTGGAGCAAAAGCGACGAGAGATATTCCAGCTCATTCAGGGGTTTCGTGGAAAGACGTGCTTACGCAGGAGTCCCAAGATGATGACTGATGTGCTGTTTGTGATACAAGCTAGGATGGGGTCTACGAGACTGCCAAAAAAGGTGATGAAATCTATAGGCGGCATGGCACTTATTGATTTGATTGTTGAGCGGGTAAAGCAATCAGGTCATTACAATAAAAAAACGCAAAACCTTATCATTGCAACAACGGTAGAGGCAGAAGATGACCGGCTAGCCCATTATTGTATGTCAAAAGGCTACAAAGTTTTTCGAGGCAGTGAGACAGACGTATTACACCGATTTTCGCACATTGTACGTCAGTTTGAACCGCATACGGTTGTACGTTTGACAGGGGATAACCCATTCATAGATCCGACACTTTTGTCGAAAATGATTGAAAAACATATGCAGGAGCATGCTGATTACACATACACGAGCGGTACACCACTCGGTATTTCCGGGGAAATGATTTATGCCCCTATTTTAAATGAAATCGACAAATTTCCACTCACTCAGGCGGAGCGTGAACATGTCACGCTGTATATTAGGAAGCATCCGGAGCAATTTCACCACCAATTATTCACACCGCCCAAAGAACTTGCATATCCTACTTATCGATTCACAATTGACACTGAAGAAGACTATGTATTTGCGACCCGTTTGTTTGAGAAAGCAGGTGGTTCAGTTTCTGTGTCGTGCGCTGAGCTAATATTAATCTGTGAACAGGACCCAGAGATTGTTCGTTTAAACCAGTTTGTCAGACAGAAGGATGCTGAATGAACAAAAAAATCATGATTGTTGTATATGGTGGATTTTTACGAGGTATGGGGCATGTCGTCAGAATGAAACGTTTAGCAAAGGAACTACTGCAAGAAGGGAACCAACTCTTTTTCTATACAAACGAGCAAGTATGTGTGGAAATGCTTTCGCATCCAGAGTGGCACGTTGTCAAGGTTCAGGAAGCAAATGCTCTTTTTGAGTTACAGCAAGCAATAGGAGTGATTGGACCAAATCTTTTGCTCATTGATGTACTTGAATACGACCTTAAGACCCTTCAAATGATCAAGGCTTCTTGTGGCTCTGTAAGGCTGGTCTTATTTGAGGAAAAGAGAGAAGAAGCCTGTCAACTTGCTGATGTAGTGGTGAATGGCATTTATGGTGGTCTTGAGCAACAGCATATCCAAGTGAACGGCACAGAACATTTCAGTGGAACGTCTTATTTATTGTTAGATCATGAGATATGTAAATTGAAAGACACGTATGAGGTTCGAAAAGAATGCAAAAAGGTTGTCATTAGCCTTGGGGGCAGTGATCCACGTGGTTTATTGTCAAAGGTTGTATCTGCACTCATATCCACAAATCATTTAAATATTCTAGCAGTTTCAGGAAGTGCTTCTCAAACAAATGAACAAGAAGAGACAGAACATATTCAGTTTATTCGCCATACAGATCAATTATCAACACGCCTTTGGGAAGCCGATTTGGCACTGGTTGCAGGTGGCATGACTTTATATGAGGCTGTTTGTATCGGGGTTCCTTGCATTGTGCTCTCGCAAGTAGACCATCAAGCGGTTACGGCTAGCCGTTTTGCGAAAAAGGGAGCGTGTTTTCATCTTGGATTAGGTGATCGTGTTGATGAGAAGGACATTTTACAAGCTGTTCAGAAACTGTCTAACAGCTACTTTCTTCGTAAAAGCATTCATCTCAATGGACGTACACTGATTGATGGAAAAGGAATTAAACGAGTCAAAAACATTCTTATAAACCTCATGAATCATCACCAAAAAGAACATAAGGATGTGTAGTGATGAAAGGAGTTATTTTAGCAGGCGGAAAGGGATCGCGCCTAGCGCCATTAACCAATATTATCAATAAACACTTGTTGCCGGTTGGCCCATATCCGATGATCTATTGGTCATTGTTCAAGCTGAAAGAGGCAGGTATATTAGACGTCATGCTCATTTCACAGGAAGAACAAATCCCGCAGTTTCAAAAGTTGCTTAAAGGTGATCAAGAACTCGGAATGAACATTGTCTATCAAGTACAGCCGGAAGCGTCGGGCATTTCTGACGGTTTATCCTATGCAAAGCCATTTGTGACAGGTGAAAAGTTTGTGCTTATGCTCGGTGATAATGTATTTGAGGATTCGTTAATTCCTTTTGTTGAAGCTTTTAAAAAACAAGAGAGCGGGGCAAAGGTGCTCCTAAAAGAAGTGGAAGATCCGAAGCGATTTGGCATTGCAGAAATTGATGAAGTGCATCATCGTATTTTATCAATAGAGGAAAAGCCGGAGCATCCGCGTTCATCGTATTGTGTCACAGGCATTTATTTTTATGACCAAGAAGTCTTTCAATATATTGAAAAAATTTCGCCGTCAGACCGAGGCGAATTAGAAATTACAGACGTGAATAATCTCTATATCTCAAATAGCCAACTGACCTATGATATGTTAAATGGGTGGTGGATTGATGCGGGAACACATGAGTCCCTGCACCTGGCATCTATGAAAATGTTTAAAACCATTAAGAAAAAAGAAGAATAAGAGGGATACGTATGACGAAGTCTTATTTAATTACAGGCGGAGCAGGATTTATTGGTCTGAATTTCGTGAAGCTAATGCTTCAGGAATCAGATGTCCGGCTCACAGTATTTGATAAATTAACCTATGCCAGTCATCCAGATGAGATGGATTCATTATCAGCATTGTCTCATTTTCGTTTTATTCAAGGAGACATCACACAGGAGCATGAGTTGAATCAAGTCTTTGATGAAACCTATGATGCGATCATCCATTTTGCAGCAGAGTCGCATGTCGATCGCAGTATTGAGTCGGCAGAACCTTTTATCCAAACAAATGTCCTTGGCACGTATCGTATTTTAGAAGCTGTCTTAAAAGGAAAAGCGAAAAAACTGATCCATATTTCAACAGATGAAGTGTACGGAGATCTGGAGCTGAATGACCCTGCTTTCACAGAACAAACACCACTCTCACCGAATAATCCTTATTCAGCAAGTAAGGCGAGTTCCGACCTGCTTGTGAAATCTTATATCCACACACATCAATTACCCGCAATGATTACGCGATGCAGCAACAACTATGGGCCTTATCAGCACGAAGAGAAACTAATACCAACCATTGTACGAAAAGCATTAAATGGAGAAAAAATTCCGATTTATGGAGACGGCCAGCAGATTCGTGATTGGCTGTATGTGAAGGATCATGCTAGGGCCGTGAAACTGATATTGGAAAAAGGGACAGCCGGAGAGGTGTACAATATTGGCGGCGGCAACGAGAAGACGAATCTCGACTTAACGAAAACCATTCTAACAAGCCTCGGTATCAGTCATGACCAAATTTCGTTTATTCAAGATCGAAAAGGGCATGACAGACGCTATGCGATTGATGCCAGTAAGCTAAAAAAAGAGCTCGGCTGGGCACAAGCTACTTCATTTGAAAAAGGTATTGAAAAAACGATCAGTTGGTATCGTGCCAAATTCGATCAGAGCGAAGAAGGGTGACGGATGAAGGTTTTAATCACCGGTGCAGGCGGTCAATTAGGGAAGGAATTGAGCAAACAGCTTAAGGAAAAAGATATGAGCGTTATTTCATTAACAAGGAGTATGCTCAATATCACTGATCAACAAGCGGTTAGACATGCAATGAGACATTACCGACCCGACATTGTCGTCAGTGCGGCTGCATATACATCAGTTGATCAATGTGAAACAGAAACAGAAAAAGCCTATCTCGTCAACGGGATTGGTGCATACTACACAGCTTTGGAAGCAAAGCAGGTGGGGGCAGATGTATTACACGTCAGTACAGATTATGTCTTTGATGGTCAAAAGGGCGCTCCTTATCAGGTTGATGATCAAGCTGATCCCCAAACCATATATGGAAAGAGCAAAAAGCTTGGAGAGGAATTGATTCGGCTTGTGTCAGACGAAGTGAAAATCATACGTACCTCATGGCTGTATGGACATGGAGGACACAATTTTGTAAATACCATACTTCGGCTGGCTGAAACAAAAGATCATGTACGCGTAGTGAATGATCAGTTTGGCTCTCCAACCTATACAAAGGATGTAGCAGAGGCTTTGATTCATTTATTTGATCAGGCATCTGGCATTTATCATGTCAGTAATCGGGAGAGCTGCTCTTGGTTTGAATTTGCAAAAGAAATTGTTGCAAGGAGCGGACGATCTACAACCATTGAACCGATTTCCACCGAGGAGTATGGCTTCCAAACACCTCGTCCAGCGTATTCTGTGTTAGACCTTCAAGCGATTGAGGCCACAGGCTGGCAGCCGAGACATTGGAAGGAGGCACTTCAAGAGTATTTGCAGAAAGAAGGGAGATGGCATCAACATGATTGATGGTGTGCAAATCAAAAAACTAATCAAGCATTGCGATGATCGAGGCTTTTTCGCAGAACTCATTCGAGATGATGAACCGATGCTCAAGCGCTTTGGGCAGGCTTCATGGTCAAAAAGCTATCCAGGTGTGATTAAAGCGTTCCATTATCACGAAAAACAAGATGACGTGTGGTTTTTTCCAGCAGGGCATGCACAGGTTGTTTTATACGATTTGCGAGAGGGATCAGCCACAAATGGTCAAACGGATGTTTATTATATGGGTGAAGACAATCCGATGCTACTTCTCATTCCAAAGGGTGTCGCACATGGCTATCGTGTACTAGGAGAGACGCCGCTGCAAATTGTTTATTTTACAACAGAATCCTATGACCCGAAAAACCCAGATGAAAAGAGAATCGCTTGGAATGATGAGACGATCGGATTTAATTGGGAAACGACGTTTAAATAAGAGAGAAAGGACCTTTCGCAGGAGAAAGGTCTTGTTCATGTTGATTTGACTCCTGACTATGAAGTGAAATGAATCTAGGTGTTTCTTGAGCGATGGTTTGATTGATGAACAGAACGTGAAAGCTCGCGCTTGTAACTGCTTAAGCTAATGATAAAACCTACAAAGGTAATCAGCGCACAAAGAAGCCCGACTGTATGATATCCAAAGTGAACATAGACTAGTCCCATAAGTGCTGAACCGAGCATGACCGCAAGATTGGAGGCAAGGCTATAAAAAGCCATGATCTTCCCGCGGTACGTTTGAGAACATTCACTCAAAATTGTGCTCAGCAATGTGACCGATAAACTTTGCATAGCACCCCAAATCAATAGCGCAAAAATCAAGAATATCCATGAAAAAGGCGCATAGGGAAGTAAGGCTAAAACAATCGTCATTCCACCGAGGACCATAAATAGAGACCGTGTTTTTCCAAAAAAATCTGCTAGCTTACCAGTAAAGACGCTCATTGAAAAGCCAATGCCATATACCATGATGAGGAGTCCTGCTGATGATTGTCCTCCCTCAAACAGACTTTGCAAATAGGTTCCTAAAAATGAGTACATGCCATAAAATCCAAGCATATTACAGAATGTCACTGTCAGATAGGCCGGTACTCGTTCAATGTTCAATGCATGCCATAACGAGCCTGTTTTCTCCCTAGATTCGGCGACAGATGTATCTGATTTGGTCACTTGTTTTCGTGATTCAAGGATGACGAGCAGCAGGACAACAAGACTCATGATAGCGAAAATCCAAAACGTCCAGCGCCAGTTCAGATTTTGACCGATAAAGGCTCCGATTGGTACACCAAGGACAAGAGAAAGAGACCAGCTCGACACAATGAGTCCCATCACTTTGCCTCGATATTGGTAAGGAACCCTGTCGCCCACAAGAGCATAAGCCGTTGGCACAAATACACCAGTCGCCAGCCCAGATATGGCTCGACCAGCAAAAAACACCGCCAAATTAGGTGCAGCAGCGCACATAATGGTTCCAATTAAAAAGAAAGAAAGTCCGACCACTAAACACAGTAAATGGGTGATCTCAATGGTGAGATGGCCAAGTGATGCACCGCCGGCATTCCCGCTAGTAAAGGCAGAATGACTTAATGTAGATGCGAGTGTCGACGCTTCATGTGCCAGCATCATTGTGCGGTAAAACGTTAATGCAAAAATGGCAATAGGGAAGTTCTCATGATGAGATCACCTATCTAAACGATTACATAAAAAGGCTTCGGATGGACCCGAAGCCTTCAGAGCTTATCAAACATGAAAATAAGACGCCAGCTGCTCGTTTGCTAATCGGTTACCGACAAAGAAGGAACCAAATTCGCCGTAGCGTGCACTGACTTCATCAAAACGCATTTCATACACTAGTTTTTTGAACTGAAGGACATCGTCAGAGAAAAGTGTGACGCCCCATTCGTAATCATCAAAACCGACAGAGCCTGTAATGATCTGTTTCACTTTTCCAGCATAGCTTCTGCCAATTAAGCCATGGCTTCTCATCAGGGATTTACGTTCATCCATAGAGAGCATGTACCAGTTGTCATTGCCAGAACGTCTTTTATCCATTGGATAGAAGCACACGTATTGAGAAGAAGGAAGCTCTGGGTATAGACGCGCACGTACATGAGGGTTCTCGTAAGGATCTCCGCCATCTCCGCCTCCTGCTAAGTAGTTGCTGAGCTCAACAACTGAAACGTACGAATAAGCTGGGATCGTAAACTCTGCTAGTCGTGTCTTGTTGAATTCAAGTTCAATTTCACCCAGTTCTTCCATGGTTGGACG includes the following:
- a CDS encoding CDP-glycerol glycerophosphotransferase family protein, whose protein sequence is MSHYIHHYWQVYFEYVNLLKDLSYHQIPLGFISNFYQYISPEVRERMEDESFGHELTTSCPLPQDIQPFFDQHKQMIKRTAYRPENGKVLLHFEHLRFTESNYTRFHPNKTVVLARWKKADYFGIPVISKSELAGEVNKEAHAEYIEKATALLKPYAHHPVFGNDFFKEKLRKDIVQFIDVIDQTETLFHMQPITAIIVGTTEDVYSRVLALQTVKRNVTSICLQHGALMGDEAFLPIFTTFHGVFGKYEKDWYEDKGCQPEQVEITGHPRFDLVQDRMPLQQDLLFRKLNFNPAKKTVLVATQPFSEAFYGDVLKTLAKQKDIQLIIKPHPWEIAKNRLNDYVAIEKAANQVRLIKKEIELYDLLPYMDMVITLTSTVGLEAMLFKKSVLIGKMTEGRRYPYYESLGSYHIEDPVQLVEKAIRILSDEQEMKLATQQGALFIKEHYPHARSTDVLLSLLKTKTGVDFQR
- a CDS encoding DegT/DnrJ/EryC1/StrS family aminotransferase, translating into MEQKRAKFLPYALPFIKQEEMDEVIDTLKSGWLSTGPKVRQFEEEFKQLTGAEHAIAVNSCTAALFLALKARGIGAGDEVITTPLTFCATANTIIHTGAKPIFVDIDPATLNMNAEKIEAAVTPNTKAIVPVHFAGQSCDMDRILAIAKKYDLFVLEDAAHALYTTYHDQPIGSIGDATAFSFYATKNIATGEGGMLTTNDDALAARMRRLSLHGMSKGAWNRYGEKGTWYYEVEEPGYKMNMFDVQASLGLVQLSRLDDMQARREQIATAYNQAFQGETGLILPPVHQDGRHAWHLYVLQVDPKLAFITRDEMIDQLQKEYKIGTSVHFIPVHLHPYYKKTFNYAPADFPETLNYYERTLSLPLYPSMSDEDVQDVITAVLSILKKKKATL
- a CDS encoding GNAT family N-acetyltransferase yields the protein MKVVHAIDDQVLAAWLEEYGHQAENMTGFKQFALVSRAQLQAVLLYEWSKWESGIFDLHIFHVKFAEAKSPLAFKELMERFINWMRTEKCDFFFLRLEAADLQKNRIVQKLPHAYYVGGLTRLEAPPARIEVTLDHDLEFGVPDENEYDSAASLGHQAFMKSRYALDPFLDQRVVQYFYQEWMRNNLYGRADINLVAKLNGEVVGLIQGMTKGDEMALELFAIRPDVRGRGIGKRLFVEIMKLSYDRGHHFISAGTQLHNISAIQLYEKMGFKTMNAFLYYHVWPKKGEG
- a CDS encoding N-acetylneuraminate synthase family protein, which codes for MAHFYIGERKVGDDAPVFIIAEAGINHDGKLDQALALIDVAKEAGADAVKFQMFQADRMYQREPGLYKTAKGEEVSIFTLVEQMELPPDWLPVLLKHCQEKGLIFLSTVCDEESADVLNQTNPFAFKLASYEINHVPLLRHIAAYQKPIIFSTAGATIADVHEAYETITSQQNKQVAIMHCVAKYPAPKEYTNLRVLQTLTLAFPEAVIGFSDHSEHPTEAPVAAVQLGAAIIEKHFTIDKTLPGADHSFALSPEELKEMVQHIRVAEKQRSQTTTSTCSVSEELLGSSFKRTTAIEGQIRNFAYRGIFTTKDITKGETLTLENLAVLRPGQKSQGLHPRYMTVLLGAKATRDIPAHSGVSWKDVLTQESQDDD
- a CDS encoding glycosyltransferase family protein, translating into MMTDVLFVIQARMGSTRLPKKVMKSIGGMALIDLIVERVKQSGHYNKKTQNLIIATTVEAEDDRLAHYCMSKGYKVFRGSETDVLHRFSHIVRQFEPHTVVRLTGDNPFIDPTLLSKMIEKHMQEHADYTYTSGTPLGISGEMIYAPILNEIDKFPLTQAEREHVTLYIRKHPEQFHHQLFTPPKELAYPTYRFTIDTEEDYVFATRLFEKAGGSVSVSCAELILICEQDPEIVRLNQFVRQKDAE
- a CDS encoding spore coat protein, producing MNKKIMIVVYGGFLRGMGHVVRMKRLAKELLQEGNQLFFYTNEQVCVEMLSHPEWHVVKVQEANALFELQQAIGVIGPNLLLIDVLEYDLKTLQMIKASCGSVRLVLFEEKREEACQLADVVVNGIYGGLEQQHIQVNGTEHFSGTSYLLLDHEICKLKDTYEVRKECKKVVISLGGSDPRGLLSKVVSALISTNHLNILAVSGSASQTNEQEETEHIQFIRHTDQLSTRLWEADLALVAGGMTLYEAVCIGVPCIVLSQVDHQAVTASRFAKKGACFHLGLGDRVDEKDILQAVQKLSNSYFLRKSIHLNGRTLIDGKGIKRVKNILINLMNHHQKEHKDV
- a CDS encoding sugar phosphate nucleotidyltransferase; its protein translation is MKGVILAGGKGSRLAPLTNIINKHLLPVGPYPMIYWSLFKLKEAGILDVMLISQEEQIPQFQKLLKGDQELGMNIVYQVQPEASGISDGLSYAKPFVTGEKFVLMLGDNVFEDSLIPFVEAFKKQESGAKVLLKEVEDPKRFGIAEIDEVHHRILSIEEKPEHPRSSYCVTGIYFYDQEVFQYIEKISPSDRGELEITDVNNLYISNSQLTYDMLNGWWIDAGTHESLHLASMKMFKTIKKKEE
- the rfbB gene encoding dTDP-glucose 4,6-dehydratase, which gives rise to MTKSYLITGGAGFIGLNFVKLMLQESDVRLTVFDKLTYASHPDEMDSLSALSHFRFIQGDITQEHELNQVFDETYDAIIHFAAESHVDRSIESAEPFIQTNVLGTYRILEAVLKGKAKKLIHISTDEVYGDLELNDPAFTEQTPLSPNNPYSASKASSDLLVKSYIHTHQLPAMITRCSNNYGPYQHEEKLIPTIVRKALNGEKIPIYGDGQQIRDWLYVKDHARAVKLILEKGTAGEVYNIGGGNEKTNLDLTKTILTSLGISHDQISFIQDRKGHDRRYAIDASKLKKELGWAQATSFEKGIEKTISWYRAKFDQSEEG
- the rfbD gene encoding dTDP-4-dehydrorhamnose reductase, producing MKVLITGAGGQLGKELSKQLKEKDMSVISLTRSMLNITDQQAVRHAMRHYRPDIVVSAAAYTSVDQCETETEKAYLVNGIGAYYTALEAKQVGADVLHVSTDYVFDGQKGAPYQVDDQADPQTIYGKSKKLGEELIRLVSDEVKIIRTSWLYGHGGHNFVNTILRLAETKDHVRVVNDQFGSPTYTKDVAEALIHLFDQASGIYHVSNRESCSWFEFAKEIVARSGRSTTIEPISTEEYGFQTPRPAYSVLDLQAIEATGWQPRHWKEALQEYLQKEGRWHQHD
- a CDS encoding dTDP-4-dehydrorhamnose 3,5-epimerase family protein, with product MIDGVQIKKLIKHCDDRGFFAELIRDDEPMLKRFGQASWSKSYPGVIKAFHYHEKQDDVWFFPAGHAQVVLYDLREGSATNGQTDVYYMGEDNPMLLLIPKGVAHGYRVLGETPLQIVYFTTESYDPKNPDEKRIAWNDETIGFNWETTFK
- the hemQ gene encoding hydrogen peroxide-dependent heme synthase, with protein sequence MSEQHTTNEAAQTLDGWYALHDFRTIDWTAWKLLTSDEHQAILHEFTGLLEKWKTAEHDKAGSQTIYSIVGQKADIMLMILRPTMEELGEIELEFNKTRLAEFTIPAYSYVSVVELSNYLAGGGDGGDPYENPHVRARLYPELPSSQYVCFYPMDKRRSGNDNWYMLSMDERKSLMRSHGLIGRSYAGKVKQIITGSVGFDDYEWGVTLFSDDVLQFKKLVYEMRFDEVSARYGEFGSFFVGNRLANEQLASYFHV